A genomic window from Cricetulus griseus strain 17A/GY chromosome 4, alternate assembly CriGri-PICRH-1.0, whole genome shotgun sequence includes:
- the Rbak gene encoding RB-associated KRAB zinc finger protein isoform X2 — MLENYSNLISVGYDVTKPNVIIKLEQGEEPWMMEGDCHAQSHLEISKVGDTIEKIQENEDKHTRQADDLNNQRAEKGDTSDKIYDLEPHLISSSTRAHSCVSCGKTLESISALISSDGRYAVEKPNKCIDCGKTYREKLDDFNQNGDTSQHDESILQKITILEKPFDYECMEALDSESVFMAHERTYLGEKPYEWDDSGPDFIQMSDFNAYQRSQLEMKPFECTQCGKSFCKKSKFIIHQRAHTGEKPYACNVCGKSFSQKGTLTVHRRSHLEEKPYKCNECGKTFCQKLHLTQHLRTHSGEKPYECSECGKTFCQKTHLTLHQRNHSGERPYPCNECGKSFSRKSALNDHQRTHTGEKLYKCNECGKSYYRKSTLITHQRTHTGEKPYQCSECGKFFSRVSYLTIHYRSHLEEKPYECTECGKTFNLNSAFIRHRKVHTEERVHECSECGKFSQLQCLPDHTNDTGEKHYECNECGKTFLENSAFSGHQSIPEGEKTYDCNICGKSFSDLSYYTVHYRGHSEDKPFGCNECGKTFSHNSSLFRHQRVHTGEKPYECYECGKFFSQKSYLTIHHRIHSGEKPYECSKCGKVFSRMSNLTVHYRSHSGEKPYECNECGKVFSQKSYLTVHYRTHSGEKPYECNECGKKFHHRSAFNSHQRIHKRGNVNVLNVESL, encoded by the exons atgctggagaactACAGCAACCTCATCTCCGTGG GGTATGACGTTACCAAGCCAAATGTGATTATTAAGTTGGAGCAAGGAGAAGAACCGTGGATGATGGAAGGGGACTGCCATGCTCAAAGTCATTTGG AAATCAGCAAAGTTGGTGATACCATAGAGAAAAtccaagaaaatgaagacaaacataCGAGGCAGGCTGATGATCTCAACAACCaaagagcagagaaaggggaTACATCTGATAAAATTTATGACCTAGAACCACACCTCATTTCTTCAAGCACAAGAGCTCACAGTTGTGTCTCCTGTGGGAAGACTTTGGAATCTATTTCAGCATTAATTAGTAGTGATGGAAGGTATGCAGTAGAGAAGCCCAACAAGTGTATTGATTGTGGAAAAACATACAGAGAGAAACTGGATGACTTTAATCAAAATGGGGATACTTCTCAACATGATGAAAGTATTCTGCAGAAAATTACCATTTTGGAGAAACCCTTTGATTATGAGTGCATGGAAGCCTTAGACAGTGAATCTGTTTTCATGGCTCATGAGAGAACTTATCTGGGGGAGAAGCCCTATGAATGGGATGACTCTGGACCAGACTTCATCCAGATGTCAGATTTCAATGCATATCAGAGATCACAGCTAGAAATGAAGCCCTTCGAATGTACACAGTGTGGGAAATCCTTCTGTAAAAAGTCTAAATTCATCATACATCAGAGAgctcacacaggagagaaaccatatGCATGTAATGTGTGTGGAAAGTCTTTTAGTCAAAAGGGAACCCTCACTGTCCATCGGAGATCACATTTAGAGGAGAAACCCTATAAGTGTAATGAATGTGGGAAAACCTTCTGTCAGAAGTTACATCTCACACAACATCTGAGAACTCATTCAGGagaaaagccctatgaatgtaGTGAGTGTGGAAAAACTTTCTGCCAAAAGACACACCTCACTCTACACCAGAGAAATCATTCCGGGGAGAGGCCCTACCCATGTAATGAATGTGGGAAATCCTTCTCCCGAAAGTCTGCCCTCAACGACcatcagagaacacacacaggagagaagctTTATAAGTGTAATGAGTGTGGGAAATCCTATTACCGGAAGTCCACTCTCATTACACACCAGAGAACACACACGGGGGAGAAGCCCTATCAGTGTAGTGAGTGTGGGAAATTCTTCTCTCGGGTATCATACCTCACCATACACTATAGGAGCCATTTAGAAGAGAAACCATATGAGTGTACAGAATGTGGGAAAACCTTCAATCTAAACTCAGCTTTCATTAGGCATCGGAAGGTACATACAGAAGAGAGAGTCCATGAGTGTAGTGAATGTGGTAAGTTCTCTCAGCTGCAATGTCTTCCTGATCACACAAATGACACAGGAGAGAAACACTATGAGTGTAACGAGTGTGGGAAAACCTTCCTTGAAAATTCAGCCTTCAGTGGGCACCAGTCCATTCCAGAAGGGGAAAAAACTTATGACTGTAATATATGTGGAAAGTCATTCTCAGATTTGTCATACTACACTGTACATTACAGAGGTCATTCAGAAGACAAACCCTTTGGGTGCAATGAATGTGGGAAAACCTTCTCTCATAATTCATCCCTCTTTAGACATCAAAGAGTACACACAGGTGAGAAGCCGTATGAATGTTATGAATGTGGAAAGTTTTTCTCTCAGAAGTCGTATCTCACTATTCATCACCGGATTCATTCAggagagaagccctatgaatgtagCAAGTGTGGGAAAGTCTTCTCTCGGATGTCAAACCTCACTGTACACTATAGAAGCCAttcaggagagaaaccttatgaatgtaatgaatgtgggaaAGTCTTTTCTCAGAAATCATACCTCACTGTACATTACCGGACTCAttcaggagagaaaccttatgaatgtaatgaaTGCGGGAAAAAGTTCCATCACAGATCGGCCTTCAATAGCCATCAGAGAATTCATAAAAGAGGGAATGTAAATGTACTCAATGTGGAAAGTCTCTGA
- the Rbak gene encoding RB-associated KRAB zinc finger protein isoform X1, whose translation MSRSKGPLSFKDVAVAFTQEEWRQLGSEEKTTYRDVMLENYSNLISVGYDVTKPNVIIKLEQGEEPWMMEGDCHAQSHLEISKVGDTIEKIQENEDKHTRQADDLNNQRAEKGDTSDKIYDLEPHLISSSTRAHSCVSCGKTLESISALISSDGRYAVEKPNKCIDCGKTYREKLDDFNQNGDTSQHDESILQKITILEKPFDYECMEALDSESVFMAHERTYLGEKPYEWDDSGPDFIQMSDFNAYQRSQLEMKPFECTQCGKSFCKKSKFIIHQRAHTGEKPYACNVCGKSFSQKGTLTVHRRSHLEEKPYKCNECGKTFCQKLHLTQHLRTHSGEKPYECSECGKTFCQKTHLTLHQRNHSGERPYPCNECGKSFSRKSALNDHQRTHTGEKLYKCNECGKSYYRKSTLITHQRTHTGEKPYQCSECGKFFSRVSYLTIHYRSHLEEKPYECTECGKTFNLNSAFIRHRKVHTEERVHECSECGKFSQLQCLPDHTNDTGEKHYECNECGKTFLENSAFSGHQSIPEGEKTYDCNICGKSFSDLSYYTVHYRGHSEDKPFGCNECGKTFSHNSSLFRHQRVHTGEKPYECYECGKFFSQKSYLTIHHRIHSGEKPYECSKCGKVFSRMSNLTVHYRSHSGEKPYECNECGKVFSQKSYLTVHYRTHSGEKPYECNECGKKFHHRSAFNSHQRIHKRGNVNVLNVESL comes from the exons GGCCCACTGTCATTCAAGGATGTGGCTGTGGCCTTCACCCAGGAGGAGTGGCGGCAGCTGGGCTCTGAGGAGAAGACGACATACAgggatgtgatgctggagaactACAGCAACCTCATCTCCGTGG GGTATGACGTTACCAAGCCAAATGTGATTATTAAGTTGGAGCAAGGAGAAGAACCGTGGATGATGGAAGGGGACTGCCATGCTCAAAGTCATTTGG AAATCAGCAAAGTTGGTGATACCATAGAGAAAAtccaagaaaatgaagacaaacataCGAGGCAGGCTGATGATCTCAACAACCaaagagcagagaaaggggaTACATCTGATAAAATTTATGACCTAGAACCACACCTCATTTCTTCAAGCACAAGAGCTCACAGTTGTGTCTCCTGTGGGAAGACTTTGGAATCTATTTCAGCATTAATTAGTAGTGATGGAAGGTATGCAGTAGAGAAGCCCAACAAGTGTATTGATTGTGGAAAAACATACAGAGAGAAACTGGATGACTTTAATCAAAATGGGGATACTTCTCAACATGATGAAAGTATTCTGCAGAAAATTACCATTTTGGAGAAACCCTTTGATTATGAGTGCATGGAAGCCTTAGACAGTGAATCTGTTTTCATGGCTCATGAGAGAACTTATCTGGGGGAGAAGCCCTATGAATGGGATGACTCTGGACCAGACTTCATCCAGATGTCAGATTTCAATGCATATCAGAGATCACAGCTAGAAATGAAGCCCTTCGAATGTACACAGTGTGGGAAATCCTTCTGTAAAAAGTCTAAATTCATCATACATCAGAGAgctcacacaggagagaaaccatatGCATGTAATGTGTGTGGAAAGTCTTTTAGTCAAAAGGGAACCCTCACTGTCCATCGGAGATCACATTTAGAGGAGAAACCCTATAAGTGTAATGAATGTGGGAAAACCTTCTGTCAGAAGTTACATCTCACACAACATCTGAGAACTCATTCAGGagaaaagccctatgaatgtaGTGAGTGTGGAAAAACTTTCTGCCAAAAGACACACCTCACTCTACACCAGAGAAATCATTCCGGGGAGAGGCCCTACCCATGTAATGAATGTGGGAAATCCTTCTCCCGAAAGTCTGCCCTCAACGACcatcagagaacacacacaggagagaagctTTATAAGTGTAATGAGTGTGGGAAATCCTATTACCGGAAGTCCACTCTCATTACACACCAGAGAACACACACGGGGGAGAAGCCCTATCAGTGTAGTGAGTGTGGGAAATTCTTCTCTCGGGTATCATACCTCACCATACACTATAGGAGCCATTTAGAAGAGAAACCATATGAGTGTACAGAATGTGGGAAAACCTTCAATCTAAACTCAGCTTTCATTAGGCATCGGAAGGTACATACAGAAGAGAGAGTCCATGAGTGTAGTGAATGTGGTAAGTTCTCTCAGCTGCAATGTCTTCCTGATCACACAAATGACACAGGAGAGAAACACTATGAGTGTAACGAGTGTGGGAAAACCTTCCTTGAAAATTCAGCCTTCAGTGGGCACCAGTCCATTCCAGAAGGGGAAAAAACTTATGACTGTAATATATGTGGAAAGTCATTCTCAGATTTGTCATACTACACTGTACATTACAGAGGTCATTCAGAAGACAAACCCTTTGGGTGCAATGAATGTGGGAAAACCTTCTCTCATAATTCATCCCTCTTTAGACATCAAAGAGTACACACAGGTGAGAAGCCGTATGAATGTTATGAATGTGGAAAGTTTTTCTCTCAGAAGTCGTATCTCACTATTCATCACCGGATTCATTCAggagagaagccctatgaatgtagCAAGTGTGGGAAAGTCTTCTCTCGGATGTCAAACCTCACTGTACACTATAGAAGCCAttcaggagagaaaccttatgaatgtaatgaatgtgggaaAGTCTTTTCTCAGAAATCATACCTCACTGTACATTACCGGACTCAttcaggagagaaaccttatgaatgtaatgaaTGCGGGAAAAAGTTCCATCACAGATCGGCCTTCAATAGCCATCAGAGAATTCATAAAAGAGGGAATGTAAATGTACTCAATGTGGAAAGTCTCTGA